The genome window CAGGAGTATTCCCTGGACGTCCTCGCCGACGAGGACGGTCGGGTCCTCGCGGTGGTGCCAAGAGCGCGGCTACGGGTCGATTCCGGCGTGTCCGTCGCCGGGCGGACGCTGCACGATCCGGAGTTGGATGCGATCGCCCGCGCGGTCGTCCGGGCGGTGGGCCTCACGCTCGTCTCCAACGTGCAGGTGCGACTCGACCGCGTCGGCCGACCGGCGTTGCTCGAGGTGAACCCGCGGTTCCCCGGGTCGATGCCGCTCACCGTCGCGAGCGGCGTGGACATGCCCAGGCTGTGCCTGGACGCCGTATGCGGCCGGAAGCTGCCGACGGCGGTCGACCACATCGATCTGGTGATGGTGAGATTCCTGGAGGAGCGGTTCTTCGACCCGGCGACGTTGCCGGTCGAGGGGAAGGCCGTGCCGGCATGACCGAGCTACCCGACGACCCACAGGACCGGCACGTCCACTCGACGTTCTCGGACGGGCAGAGCAGCATCGCGGAGAACATCGAAGCCGCGGAAAAGATCGGGCTGGCCACGTTGTGCCTGGTCGATCATGTCCGGGTCGACACCACCTGGGTGCCGGACTTCGTCAGCACGGTCCAGAGCGCTCCGCACTCCGACCAACTGCGGATCATGTACGGCGTCGAGGCGAAGCTGCTCGACAGTTCGGGACGCCTCGATATGCCGCCCGACCTCCCCGAACTCGGCCGGGTGCTCATCGCCGACCATCAGTTCCCGGGTACCGACGGACCCATCCATCCGCGCGAGGTCCGCCGCCGGCTCGACGACGGCGAGATGACACCTGCCCAGGTCATCGACATCCTGGTGCTCAGCACCGCCCGCGCGATGCTGAAGGTCGACCGGCCCCAACTCGCCCACCTGTTCAGCCTGCTGCCGAAGATGGGTCTCGACGAGTGCCAGGTCGAAGAGGACCACCTCCGGTTGCTCGCCGCGACCGCCATCGCCACCGGCGCCATCGTGGAGGTGAACGAGAAGTGGGCATGCCCGCAGGGGCGCGTCCTGGCCGCGTTCGTCGCTTCCCGGGTGCGGGTCGTCACCAGCACCGACAGCCACCACGCACGTGATGTCGGCGTCTACCGCCGGGTGCCAGTACTGCTGGAGGACGCGGCCCGGGAACGCTGGCCCGCATGAGCTCGGTCCTCCACGTTTTCGCCTCCATCGGACTGTGGCTGCTGATCGCCCTCGTCCTCGTCGGTGTCGTACCGCTGTTGGCCGGGACGATGCAACTCGTGCTCGTCACGCTGCACGGCCGTCGCAACCACTACGCCGAGTGCGAGCCGATCTTCCCGCGTACCGCGGTGATCGTTCCGGCCTGGAACGAGGCCGCGGTGATCGGAACCACGGTCGACCAGCTCATGCGGCTGGAATATCCCAAGGACCGGATCCGGATCTACGTCGTGGACGACGGAAGCACCGACGAGACGCCAGAGATCCTCGCGGCCAAGGAGGCCGAATATCCGGGCAACGTCTGGCCGCTGCGACGGGAGAACGGCGGACAGGGTAAGGCGCACACGCTCAACTACGGCCTGGACGCGGTCCTCGCCGACGACTGGATGCAAGCGGTGCTGATCATGGACGCGGACGTGATCTACCGCCCCGACTCGCTCCGCAAGATGGCCCGCCACCTCGCCGATCCGCACGTCGGAGCGGTCACGGCGTACATCGAAGAAGGAAGCGCCACCGGGACCTACCTGACGCGTTTCATCGGCTACGAATACATCACGGCGCAGGCCGCGGCGCGGCGCGGGCAGAACGTCCTCGGTGCACTGGCCTGCCTCGCCGGCGGGGCGCAGCTGCACTCCCGCGAAAACCTCGAGGCGCTCGGCGGCCGGATCGACACGTCATCGCTCGCGGAGGACACCTTCACGACGTTCAACACCCAGCTCGGCGGACGACGCGTCGTCTTCGAGCCGCATGCGATCGTGCTCGCCGAGGAGCCGGCGACCATCGGTGCCTTGTGGAAACAGCGGTTGCGCTGGGCGCGGGGCAATGTGCAGGTGACGAGCCACTACAAGCACGTCTGGTTCAGACACGCCAAGGGCAACGGTCTCGGCGGCACACTCTTCGGCCTCCTCTGGTTCAGCCTCTTCCTGCAACCACTGCTGATGATTCTCGCGTCCGCCAGCCTCGTCGTACTGTTCTTCGTCAATCACAACGTGGCATGGCAGGCGTTCCACATCCTGTGGATCACCAGTGCCGCCTGCTACCTCTTCATCACCGGCTTCACCTTGCTGATCGACCCGCGCACGGGGCGGAAGACCTGGCGTCAGGCCGCGCTCTTCCCCGGGCTGATCTCGGTCCTGATCATGCTCTACACCCTGGTGCCGATCCTCTTCAGCCGTTACATCGCCTCCGGCCTCAGGTCGATCGACCTCCTCCCCACCGGTGCGGCGGCGGACGCCATCGTCCTGTTCTGTTACGTCTGGCTGTGCGGGTGCATGGTCGTTGCCTGGCTGGCCAAGGTGATCGAGGCGGATGGGCGACGTCCCCGCATCGCCGCTGCTCTGGTCTACGTCGGCGGCTACGGGCCACTGCTGTGCGTCATGACCTTCTCCGCGTACGTCAAGCAGATGCGCCACGCCGAGTTGGTGTGGGACAAGACCGAGAAGACCGGGAAGGTGGCGTTGACGTCATGACCGGACCGACGACCACGCGCCCGGCGGACCCGCCTACCGACCGCGAGGATTTCGACGCCGAGGTCGCCGACGCGGTCCGCTACGAGCGCGGGCTGTGGAAGAAGGCCCTGCTCGTCGTCGTGCTCGTGGCACTGCTGATCATCGCGCGCC of Mycobacteriales bacterium contains these proteins:
- a CDS encoding PHP domain-containing protein, which translates into the protein MTELPDDPQDRHVHSTFSDGQSSIAENIEAAEKIGLATLCLVDHVRVDTTWVPDFVSTVQSAPHSDQLRIMYGVEAKLLDSSGRLDMPPDLPELGRVLIADHQFPGTDGPIHPREVRRRLDDGEMTPAQVIDILVLSTARAMLKVDRPQLAHLFSLLPKMGLDECQVEEDHLRLLAATAIATGAIVEVNEKWACPQGRVLAAFVASRVRVVTSTDSHHARDVGVYRRVPVLLEDAARERWPA
- a CDS encoding glycosyltransferase family 2 protein, which gives rise to MSSVLHVFASIGLWLLIALVLVGVVPLLAGTMQLVLVTLHGRRNHYAECEPIFPRTAVIVPAWNEAAVIGTTVDQLMRLEYPKDRIRIYVVDDGSTDETPEILAAKEAEYPGNVWPLRRENGGQGKAHTLNYGLDAVLADDWMQAVLIMDADVIYRPDSLRKMARHLADPHVGAVTAYIEEGSATGTYLTRFIGYEYITAQAAARRGQNVLGALACLAGGAQLHSRENLEALGGRIDTSSLAEDTFTTFNTQLGGRRVVFEPHAIVLAEEPATIGALWKQRLRWARGNVQVTSHYKHVWFRHAKGNGLGGTLFGLLWFSLFLQPLLMILASASLVVLFFVNHNVAWQAFHILWITSAACYLFITGFTLLIDPRTGRKTWRQAALFPGLISVLIMLYTLVPILFSRYIASGLRSIDLLPTGAAADAIVLFCYVWLCGCMVVAWLAKVIEADGRRPRIAAALVYVGGYGPLLCVMTFSAYVKQMRHAELVWDKTEKTGKVALTS